A single Alosa sapidissima isolate fAloSap1 chromosome 17, fAloSap1.pri, whole genome shotgun sequence DNA region contains:
- the tmem14ca gene encoding transmembrane protein 14C, which yields MPEVDWAGYGYAALVASGGVLGYVKAGSVPSLAAGLLFGGLAGVGAYQISEDPKNVWVSLATSGTLAAVMGKRFYSSRKFMPPGLVCIASVLMVAKIGYGMLEKPQQS from the exons ATGCCGGAGGTTGATTGGGCTGGATACGGATATGCAGCCCTAGTTGCATCCGGAGGAGTACTCGGATATGTTAAAGCAG GCAGTGTCCCCTCCCTGGCAGCCGGCCTCTTGTTTGGAGGGCTAGCAGGCGTTGGGGCTTATCAGATATCCGAAGATCCAAAGAACGTTTGGGTTTCTTTAG CCACCTCTGGGACCTTGGCTGCCGTAATGGGGAAGAGGTTTTACAGCTCCAGAAAGTTCATGCCCCCCGGTCTGGTGTGTATTGCGAG TGTCCTGATGGTTGCCAAGATCGGTTATGGGATGCTGGAGAAGCCCCAGCAGTCATGA